The following proteins come from a genomic window of Lycium ferocissimum isolate CSIRO_LF1 chromosome 4, AGI_CSIRO_Lferr_CH_V1, whole genome shotgun sequence:
- the LOC132053278 gene encoding mitogen-activated protein kinase 19-like isoform X1: protein MQQDHRKKNTKEVEFFTEYGEANRYKILEIIGKGSYGVVCAAIDTHTGEKVAIKKITDIFEHTSDAIRILREIKLLRLLRHPDIVDIKRIMLPPSKRDFKDIYVVFELMESDLHHVIKANDDLSHEHHRFFLYQMLRALKYMHTANVYHRDLKPKNILANANCKLKICDLGLARVAFHDTPSTVLWTDYVATRWYRAPELCGSFFSKYTPAIDIWGIGCIFAEVLTGKPLFPGKSVVHQLDLMTDLLGTPSVDTIAGVRNEKARKYLTTMRKKNPVPFTEKFPNSDPLVLPLLQRLLAFDPKDRPTAEEALSDPYFKGLAKIEREPSCRPISNLEFEFERRRVTKEDIKELIFREILEYHPQLQKDYISGNDGTNFLYPSASGQFRRQFAYLEENNGKSEPVIPLGRKHASLPRSAVNSSTIPPKARQNFSVFDHRQATEKATTDRVTEKISGTMQNISRPLHRVHGAKPGRVVGPILPYDGRVHTQNTDLPHGISPQYMFRTEAKDTTQVRPLPAQCNTNPYYQTQEKVSQLGGQIGIDAKLLQAQSQFGAVGAAAVAVAAAAHREVRTIQYGLT from the exons ATGCAACAAGATCATCGCAAGAAG AATACCAAAGAAGTCGAGTTCTTTACAGAGTATGGAGAGGCAAATAGGTATAAAATTCTGGAAATTATTGGAAAAGGAAGCTATGGAGTTGTTTGTGCTGCCATCGACACTCATACCGGTGAAAAAGTGGCAATTAAGAAAATAACTGATATTTTCGAGCACACCTCTGATGCGATTCGAATTTTGCGTGAAATTAAATTGCTTAGACTTTTAAGGCATCCTGATATCGTGGACATTAAAAGAATCATGTTACCACCTTCAAAAAGAGACTTCAAAGATATTTATGTTGTTTTCGAGCTTATGGAATCTGATCTTCACCATGTCATCAAGGCTAATGATGACTTGTCACATGAACACCATCGCTTTTTTCTATATCAGATGCTTCGAGCACTGAAATATATGCACACAG CGAATGTGTACCATCGAGACCTTAAGCCGAAAAATATATTGGCAAATGCGAACTGTAAACTCAAAATATGTGACTTAGGATTGGCAAGGGTTGCATTCCATGATACTCCAAGCACAGTACTTTGGACG GATTATGTCGCTACAAGATGGTACAGGGCTCCTGAACTATGTGGATCTTTCTTTTCCAAG TATACGCCTGCCATTGATATTTGGGGTATAGGCTGCATTTTTGCGGAGGTACTGACAGGAAAACCATTGTTCCCGGGCAAAAGTGTTGTTCATCAGTTAGATTTGATGACCGATCTTCTTGGGACGCCGTCAGTTGATACCATAGCTGGG GTTCGTAATGAGAAGGCAAGAAAGTATTTGACAACCATGCGGAAAAAGAACCCAGTTCCTTTTACTGAGAAATTTCCGAATTCAGATCCTCTGGTGCTCCCACTGTTACAGAGGTTGTTAGCATTTGATCCAAAGGATCGACCTACTGCCGAAGAG GCTTTGTCTGATCCTTACTTCAAGGGACTGGCCAAGATTGAGAGGGAACCTTCTTGTCGACCAATATCAAATCTGGAATTTGAATTTGAGAGGCGAAGGGTAACAAAGGAGGACATTAAGGAACTAATTTTTCGGGAGATATTAGAATATCATCCTCAACTTCAAAAGGATTACATATCTGGAAATGACGGCACAAATTTTCTCTATCCTAG TGCAAGTGGTCAGTTTAGAAGGCAATTTGCATATCTTGAGGAAAATAATGGTAAAAGTGAGCCAGTTATTCCTCTTGGTAGAAAGCACGCCTCTCTTCCTCG TTCAGCGGTCAATTCCAGCACCATTCCTCCCAAAGCTAGGCAAAACTTCTCTGTGTTTGATCATAGACAAGCAACAGAAAAAGCAACTACTGATAGAGTCACAGAGAAAATCTCAGGAACTATGCAAAACATTTCACGACCACTACATCGAGTCCATGGAG CCAAACCTGGGAGAGTTGTAGGGCCAATTTTACCGTATGACGGAAGAGTACATACACAGAATACTGACCTCCCTCATGGCATTTCTCCGCAGTATATGTTCAGGACAGAAGCTAAGGATACCACTCAAGTTAGACCCCTACCTGCACAATGCAACACCAACCCGTATTATCAGACACAAGAAAAAGTATCTCAATTGGGTGGTCAAATTGGAATAGATGCAAAACTACTACAGGCACAAAGTCAATTTGGTGCAGTTGGCGCTGCTGCTGTTGCTGTTGCTGCTGCTGCTCACCGAGAGGTTCGCACCATCCAATACGGTCTGACTTAG
- the LOC132053278 gene encoding mitogen-activated protein kinase 19-like isoform X2, giving the protein MQQDHRKKNTKEVEFFTEYGEANRYKILEIIGKGSYGVVCAAIDTHTGEKVAIKKITDIFEHTSDAIRILREIKLLRLLRHPDIVDIKRIMLPPSKRDFKDIYVVFELMESDLHHVIKANDDLSHEHHRFFLYQMLRALKYMHTANVYHRDLKPKNILANANCKLKICDLGLARVAFHDTPSTVLWTDYVATRWYRAPELCGSFFSKYTPAIDIWGIGCIFAEVLTGKPLFPGKSVVHQLDLMTDLLGTPSVDTIAGVRNEKARKYLTTMRKKNPVPFTEKFPNSDPLVLPLLQRLLAFDPKDRPTAEEALSDPYFKGLAKIEREPSCRPISNLEFEFERRRVTKEDIKELIFREILEYHPQLQKDYISGNDGTNFLYPSSAVNSSTIPPKARQNFSVFDHRQATEKATTDRVTEKISGTMQNISRPLHRVHGAKPGRVVGPILPYDGRVHTQNTDLPHGISPQYMFRTEAKDTTQVRPLPAQCNTNPYYQTQEKVSQLGGQIGIDAKLLQAQSQFGAVGAAAVAVAAAAHREVRTIQYGLT; this is encoded by the exons ATGCAACAAGATCATCGCAAGAAG AATACCAAAGAAGTCGAGTTCTTTACAGAGTATGGAGAGGCAAATAGGTATAAAATTCTGGAAATTATTGGAAAAGGAAGCTATGGAGTTGTTTGTGCTGCCATCGACACTCATACCGGTGAAAAAGTGGCAATTAAGAAAATAACTGATATTTTCGAGCACACCTCTGATGCGATTCGAATTTTGCGTGAAATTAAATTGCTTAGACTTTTAAGGCATCCTGATATCGTGGACATTAAAAGAATCATGTTACCACCTTCAAAAAGAGACTTCAAAGATATTTATGTTGTTTTCGAGCTTATGGAATCTGATCTTCACCATGTCATCAAGGCTAATGATGACTTGTCACATGAACACCATCGCTTTTTTCTATATCAGATGCTTCGAGCACTGAAATATATGCACACAG CGAATGTGTACCATCGAGACCTTAAGCCGAAAAATATATTGGCAAATGCGAACTGTAAACTCAAAATATGTGACTTAGGATTGGCAAGGGTTGCATTCCATGATACTCCAAGCACAGTACTTTGGACG GATTATGTCGCTACAAGATGGTACAGGGCTCCTGAACTATGTGGATCTTTCTTTTCCAAG TATACGCCTGCCATTGATATTTGGGGTATAGGCTGCATTTTTGCGGAGGTACTGACAGGAAAACCATTGTTCCCGGGCAAAAGTGTTGTTCATCAGTTAGATTTGATGACCGATCTTCTTGGGACGCCGTCAGTTGATACCATAGCTGGG GTTCGTAATGAGAAGGCAAGAAAGTATTTGACAACCATGCGGAAAAAGAACCCAGTTCCTTTTACTGAGAAATTTCCGAATTCAGATCCTCTGGTGCTCCCACTGTTACAGAGGTTGTTAGCATTTGATCCAAAGGATCGACCTACTGCCGAAGAG GCTTTGTCTGATCCTTACTTCAAGGGACTGGCCAAGATTGAGAGGGAACCTTCTTGTCGACCAATATCAAATCTGGAATTTGAATTTGAGAGGCGAAGGGTAACAAAGGAGGACATTAAGGAACTAATTTTTCGGGAGATATTAGAATATCATCCTCAACTTCAAAAGGATTACATATCTGGAAATGACGGCACAAATTTTCTCTATCCTAG TTCAGCGGTCAATTCCAGCACCATTCCTCCCAAAGCTAGGCAAAACTTCTCTGTGTTTGATCATAGACAAGCAACAGAAAAAGCAACTACTGATAGAGTCACAGAGAAAATCTCAGGAACTATGCAAAACATTTCACGACCACTACATCGAGTCCATGGAG CCAAACCTGGGAGAGTTGTAGGGCCAATTTTACCGTATGACGGAAGAGTACATACACAGAATACTGACCTCCCTCATGGCATTTCTCCGCAGTATATGTTCAGGACAGAAGCTAAGGATACCACTCAAGTTAGACCCCTACCTGCACAATGCAACACCAACCCGTATTATCAGACACAAGAAAAAGTATCTCAATTGGGTGGTCAAATTGGAATAGATGCAAAACTACTACAGGCACAAAGTCAATTTGGTGCAGTTGGCGCTGCTGCTGTTGCTGTTGCTGCTGCTGCTCACCGAGAGGTTCGCACCATCCAATACGGTCTGACTTAG